A single Crateriforma conspicua DNA region contains:
- a CDS encoding glutamate--tRNA ligase family protein: MPNSDRTQKPPDPETAHTPPSVKGRLAPSPTGAQHPGNARTYLIAHWSMIRQSAPMVLRIEDIDSPRVKPWAIQQAIDDLRWLGIDWDEGPDVGGPNGPYIQTQRTDRYDQAIAKLRSLGRVYPCTCTRRDIESAASAPHVEFGHMIYPGLCSDWTEGDPIPPQGTYCWRFRVRDQVVDFDDAVAGSQSLNPSRDLGDVPVTRKTGEAAYQLAVILDDDAMGVTEVVRGDDLIDSTFWQIDLADALGLSVPSYAHVPLVIGDDGRRLAKRHGDTRLDHLRRCGVDPQDVILWAARSLGIGDLPEPGAWETSRLHRHIAAQMDWTTVNRDRVVVPSKWTRLG; encoded by the coding sequence ATGCCGAATTCTGACCGCACCCAGAAACCGCCCGACCCGGAAACGGCTCACACCCCACCGTCGGTCAAAGGCCGCCTGGCGCCATCGCCCACCGGCGCCCAACATCCCGGCAACGCGCGGACGTACCTAATCGCGCATTGGTCGATGATCCGGCAATCGGCCCCGATGGTGCTGCGGATCGAAGACATCGATTCGCCTCGCGTCAAACCCTGGGCGATCCAACAAGCGATCGACGATCTGCGTTGGCTGGGCATCGACTGGGACGAAGGCCCCGATGTCGGTGGCCCCAACGGTCCGTACATCCAAACGCAACGTACCGATCGATACGACCAGGCGATCGCCAAGCTGCGATCACTGGGCCGTGTCTATCCATGCACCTGCACACGGCGTGACATCGAAAGCGCCGCATCGGCACCGCATGTGGAATTCGGCCACATGATCTATCCCGGTCTGTGCAGCGATTGGACCGAAGGCGATCCGATTCCACCGCAGGGCACGTATTGCTGGCGATTTCGAGTCCGCGACCAAGTCGTCGACTTTGATGATGCCGTTGCCGGTTCCCAGTCGTTGAACCCGAGCCGCGACTTGGGCGATGTTCCCGTGACGCGCAAGACGGGGGAAGCCGCCTATCAGTTGGCCGTGATCCTCGATGACGATGCGATGGGCGTGACGGAAGTCGTTCGCGGTGACGACTTGATCGACAGCACGTTCTGGCAAATTGATCTGGCCGACGCATTGGGGCTTTCGGTGCCCAGCTACGCTCACGTTCCCCTGGTCATCGGAGACGACGGACGGCGGCTGGCCAAACGACACGGCGATACGCGTCTGGACCATCTGCGTCGCTGTGGCGTTGACCCGCAAGACGTGATCCTGTGGGCCGCCCGGTCGTTGGGGATCGGCGATCTGCCGGAGCCCGGTGCTTGGGAAACGAGCCGATTGCATCGCCACATCGCCGCCCAAATGGACTGGACAACCGTGAACCGCGATCGTGTGGTGGTGCCGTCAAAATGGACACGATTGGGCTGA
- the asnS gene encoding asparagine--tRNA ligase: protein MSTWTSVAEARKESAIGPDVEVRGWVRTRRDSKGGFSFIEVNDGSCFGSLQIVAPGELKNYESEIKRLGAGCSIVAIGSLAASPAKGQATEMQADQIRVLGWADGETYPLQKKRHSFEKLREWAHLRPRTNTFGAVMRVRDSISRSTHDFFHDEGFFYLNTPIITASDCEGAGEMFRVTTLDLDRLAASGKPVNHELDFFDRPAYLTVSGQLNAETYATALGRVYTFGPTFRAENSNTSRHLAEFWMVEPEAAFFDLSDNMALAERYLKRLLRDCLDRCDEDMQFFNQRIQPGILDQLTAVAEAPFRHMTYTDAIEVLEKADAKFEYPVSWGVDLQAEHERYLTEQHVGGPVILTDYPSTIKPFYMRLSDDEKTVAAMDVLVPGVGEIIGGSQREERLDVLTRRMDQAGLNQDDYWWYIDLRRYGTVPHAGFGLGLERVVQYVSGMANIRDVIPFPRTPGNAEF from the coding sequence ATGAGCACTTGGACCTCGGTGGCGGAAGCCCGAAAAGAATCGGCGATTGGACCCGATGTCGAAGTTCGCGGCTGGGTACGGACGCGCCGTGATTCCAAAGGCGGGTTCAGTTTCATTGAGGTGAACGACGGCAGCTGTTTCGGCAGTTTACAGATCGTCGCGCCCGGGGAACTGAAGAACTATGAATCCGAAATCAAGCGTCTGGGGGCCGGGTGCAGCATTGTCGCCATCGGAAGCTTGGCCGCATCGCCCGCCAAAGGCCAGGCGACCGAAATGCAGGCCGACCAGATCCGCGTCCTGGGTTGGGCCGACGGCGAAACGTATCCGCTGCAGAAAAAACGCCACAGCTTTGAAAAGCTACGTGAATGGGCCCACCTTCGGCCCCGAACCAACACCTTCGGCGCGGTGATGCGAGTCCGTGATTCGATCAGCCGGTCGACGCACGACTTTTTTCACGACGAAGGGTTCTTTTATCTGAACACGCCGATCATCACGGCCAGCGATTGCGAAGGGGCGGGCGAAATGTTCCGCGTCACAACACTGGATTTGGACCGGCTGGCGGCGTCGGGCAAACCCGTCAATCACGAGTTGGACTTTTTTGATCGGCCCGCCTATCTGACCGTCAGCGGCCAATTGAACGCGGAAACTTATGCCACCGCGCTGGGCCGCGTGTACACGTTCGGACCAACGTTCCGTGCCGAAAACAGCAACACCAGCCGGCACCTGGCCGAATTTTGGATGGTCGAACCGGAAGCCGCCTTCTTCGACCTGTCGGACAACATGGCGTTGGCCGAACGATACTTGAAGCGATTGCTGCGGGATTGCCTGGATCGCTGTGACGAAGACATGCAGTTTTTTAACCAGCGAATCCAGCCGGGTATCTTGGACCAGTTGACCGCCGTTGCCGAAGCACCGTTTCGTCACATGACGTACACCGATGCGATCGAGGTGTTGGAAAAGGCTGACGCGAAATTCGAATACCCGGTTTCCTGGGGCGTCGATCTGCAAGCCGAACACGAACGCTATCTGACCGAACAACATGTCGGCGGTCCGGTGATCTTGACCGACTATCCATCGACCATCAAACCGTTCTACATGCGGCTGAGCGATGACGAGAAAACCGTTGCCGCGATGGACGTGTTGGTTCCCGGCGTGGGTGAAATCATCGGCGGCAGTCAACGTGAAGAACGACTGGACGTGTTGACCCGACGAATGGACCAAGCCGGATTGAACCAAGACGATTATTGGTGGTACATCGATCTGCGGCGGTACGGAACCGTCCCGCACGCCGGATTCGGCTTGGGCCTGGAACGCGTCGTCCAGTATGTCTCGGGAATGGCCAACATCCGCGACGTGATCCCGTTCCCTCGAACGCCCGGCAATGCCGAATTCTGA
- the ltrA gene encoding group II intron reverse transcriptase/maturase produces the protein MNADGKSDGFVVPPTRMNNAGAEPSAESAEGREPTKKNADQTDVSRAPKRKRGRSYGLAGVRETARAQPELKFTSLLHHVNENLLTEAFFDLKKTAAVGVDVVTWHDYEQGLEDRIADLHGRVHRGSYRAKPSKRIYITKADGRERPIGIASLEDKVVQKAVGWVLQCIYEQDFLGFSYGFRPGRSQHKALDALSVALTSKKVNWVLDADVKGFFDNMNHDWLMKFLEHRIADKRVLRLIGKWLRAGVSDDGEWSETKVGTPQVAVISPLLANIYLHYVLDLWIQSWRNRRGRGDMVIIRFADDFVVGFQHKYEAEAFLEELRERFAKFSLELHGQKTRLIEFGRFAMSNRKERGEGRPETFDFLGFTHRCDVTRSHGWFTIRRETIAKRMRATLAAIKAKLRQRRHWPVGVVGRWLARVMRGWLNYHAVPGNMVRLQQFRNEVAKLWLAVLRRRSQRSTWTWTRMQRLARKHLPTPRILHSYPQQNFHTRFDVGAG, from the coding sequence ATGAACGCCGATGGGAAGTCAGACGGCTTCGTAGTACCGCCGACTCGGATGAACAACGCGGGGGCTGAACCCTCGGCGGAGTCCGCCGAGGGAAGGGAGCCGACGAAGAAGAACGCAGATCAAACCGACGTGTCCCGCGCACCGAAGCGGAAACGTGGCAGGTCTTACGGTTTGGCAGGCGTGCGTGAGACGGCTCGGGCGCAGCCCGAGTTGAAGTTCACGTCGTTGCTGCATCACGTCAACGAGAACCTGTTGACCGAAGCCTTCTTCGATTTGAAGAAGACCGCGGCGGTGGGCGTCGATGTAGTGACGTGGCACGACTACGAACAGGGCCTGGAAGATCGCATCGCCGATCTTCACGGTCGCGTTCATCGGGGAAGCTACCGAGCAAAGCCTTCGAAGAGAATCTACATCACCAAAGCCGATGGGCGCGAGCGTCCAATCGGGATTGCTTCGCTGGAGGACAAGGTCGTCCAGAAAGCGGTCGGTTGGGTTTTGCAGTGCATCTACGAGCAGGACTTTCTCGGCTTCAGCTATGGCTTCCGGCCCGGAAGGAGTCAGCACAAGGCGCTCGATGCGCTCAGTGTTGCTTTGACGAGCAAGAAGGTGAACTGGGTATTGGACGCCGATGTGAAAGGTTTCTTTGACAACATGAACCATGACTGGTTGATGAAGTTTCTGGAACACCGCATCGCGGACAAACGTGTGCTCCGTTTGATCGGCAAATGGCTTCGTGCCGGTGTCAGTGATGACGGGGAGTGGTCCGAGACGAAGGTGGGGACGCCACAGGTAGCGGTGATTTCCCCGCTGCTTGCGAACATATACCTTCACTACGTCTTAGACCTCTGGATTCAAAGCTGGCGTAATCGTCGCGGTCGTGGCGACATGGTCATCATACGCTTCGCGGATGATTTCGTTGTCGGGTTTCAGCACAAGTACGAGGCCGAAGCGTTCCTGGAAGAACTTCGAGAACGTTTTGCCAAGTTCAGTCTGGAGCTTCACGGCCAAAAGACTCGGCTGATTGAGTTCGGTCGGTTCGCCATGAGCAACCGCAAAGAGCGCGGGGAGGGTCGACCGGAAACGTTCGACTTTCTCGGCTTTACGCACCGCTGTGATGTGACCCGGTCACATGGCTGGTTCACGATCCGTCGCGAGACGATCGCCAAGCGAATGCGTGCAACGCTTGCGGCGATCAAGGCGAAACTGCGTCAGCGTCGGCATTGGCCGGTGGGCGTCGTTGGTAGGTGGCTAGCCCGAGTCATGCGTGGCTGGCTGAACTACCACGCGGTGCCGGGGAACATGGTCCGGTTGCAACAGTTTCGCAATGAAGTCGCTAAGCTTTGGCTTGCCGTGCTTCGTCGCCGAAGCCAACGCAGCACGTGGACATGGACTCGAATGCAACGTCTAGCACGCAAGCATCTGCCAACACCGAGAATCTTACACAGCTACCCTCAGCAAAACTTTCACACCCGATTCGACGTAGGAGCCGGATGA
- a CDS encoding SdrD B-like domain-containing protein: MHPERLESRRLMAADPIHVGVVYLETDYLESDQDVGSDSRGDRFILSFTGGAPGTELTELRINTDKYGDGVSIGDPIFDTAIGGLGKNGAHDFEIVKIETADGRVATAQAFVEDGGQELILRLTNFQAGDRLEFTMDVDEVLRQSSDLDTFNAGLDVITSGQEFQDSILEATFNAPHYETSVADALFVNDFGDPASSHGLDLPPDEGTHIDSRPNRSAAAVGTTVQTPKPVSISGYVWVDNDLDLKRESGERVLEGVEIALYQKQGNSFVDTGLRAVTGADGHYEFAKSLGLMPGEYKVVQAQPDGLFSVGAVLGQVEGQTVGNVENVNSMSNILIVDGDTEAILYDFAEADPASVSGFVYRDDNDNGRRDPGEVPLSGIRVQLIPVDTIAAQSGLIATTNAAGAYQFTGLAPGNYQIIQLDQPVDLQDGTDAAGTIDGIVVGSAVNPGDSIVGVQLDGGDDGIEYNFGELPLGSLSGYVYLLGPGQDCDGIREAEGNTPLQDVEIILETMDGQFIAQTVTDVDGRYFFDDLTKGQYRIREITPDGLIDGSSHVGRIGTVTVGNSIDGGLIQDIVMIAGGHGTEYNFCEAAPADISGYVYHDASNDGQRDASETGIAGTRLDLVDSSGNVIATTTTDANGFYRFADILPGDYTIREHQPDGFYDGKDSVGTIRGTHVGQLGGDGDSLAAIELKQGDLGVEYNFGELLPASLAGRVHVDLDEDCELDPGEPMLEGVVIRLLDASGNEIAMTTTDADGNYKFDNLVPGRYTVIEETPAGYFEGGSKPGSAGGLSDGPNRIGQVDLASGEVAVNYDFCERPPAEISGYVYNDADGDCVFDPQEIGIDGVTVELYDADGNLVATTQTDASGHYSFTHLQAGMYTVREIQPAGWLQGGQQAGSAGGDDSVQDTISSVPISWGDRLIQYNFCELEPSSLAGTVYVDRDGDCFQDDDEPPLQGVRIDLLDADGRIVMTTTTDADGNYRFTNLRHGTYQVIEHQPEGYFQGGQMLGSGGGQILGDDHMAVDIGIGKDLTDYDFCELPPSSLSGTVYVDADRDCVYDPEEDPLAGVRVDLIDEAGNIVATTTTDADGNYQFDNLAPGTYQIIEHQPDGYYQGGQKLGSGGGTILGQDHMSVDVMAGVELVDYDFCEQLPASLSGYVWSDQDLDRQFDGDELALSGVVVEIIDAEGQVAGRTTTNASGYYQFTDLAPGVYSVREFQPEGYFHGGETVGSHGGTVGGDDLIVAVELRGGDDAVQYNFPEVPPATISGYVFQDGDSLKLQFVPSAEDLRDYRDGMFTADDTPLSGVTLELRNVLGQIFTSDRMLPGIYDDGLVRITTDANGYYEFTGLRPGTYHVYQVQPDDYIDALDTPGSTGGVAINPADVIVDQAALITFQTLSANEATDPGSDAILNVTVAAGETSASNNFSEILVDPTLPPPLTENAESIPEVVAPIETFDRPIRLVGYAAPYTVRTLALHPIEWAVSWHLSVINAGFPRGENAGSGIVRTAGAEFNDPAWTEGEYAAGTWSAMSGDGVNLLSGVNLGGGDAIALTGDFNGDGIDETAIYVAGRWYIDLNGNGVWDEGDLWVQLGTKYDRPVVGDWDGDGKDDVGIFGRQWNRDPQRVEIDPGLPDPANRRRTEVDIARLAAARMLEETEDHDQQRLLRRGNRGDLRADEVDHVFKYGEHVDQPVVGDWNGDGIDQIAVFRSGQWLLDDNGDGRWTSKDHPIEFGKSGDEPVVGDFNGDGIDEIAVVRGDTWIIDTDGDRRLTANDQRIVVPRGSADSQPVTGDFDGDGKDEPGYYDEAS, translated from the coding sequence CTGCATCCGGAACGCTTGGAATCACGACGGTTGATGGCGGCCGATCCGATTCATGTCGGTGTGGTCTATCTGGAAACGGATTATTTGGAATCGGACCAAGACGTCGGCAGTGATTCACGCGGCGACCGATTCATCCTGTCCTTCACCGGTGGCGCCCCGGGGACAGAACTGACCGAACTGCGGATCAACACCGACAAGTACGGCGACGGCGTCAGCATCGGCGATCCGATCTTTGACACCGCCATCGGTGGTCTGGGCAAAAACGGTGCCCACGATTTTGAAATCGTCAAGATTGAAACGGCCGATGGTCGCGTCGCCACCGCGCAAGCCTTTGTCGAAGACGGCGGTCAAGAACTGATCCTGCGTCTGACCAACTTCCAAGCCGGTGACCGCTTGGAGTTCACGATGGACGTCGACGAAGTCCTGCGGCAAAGTTCCGACCTGGACACGTTCAACGCCGGATTGGACGTGATCACATCGGGACAAGAGTTCCAGGATTCCATTTTGGAAGCCACCTTCAACGCGCCGCATTACGAAACGTCGGTCGCCGATGCGCTGTTCGTCAACGACTTTGGCGATCCCGCGTCCAGCCACGGCTTGGACTTGCCGCCGGACGAAGGCACCCATATCGACAGCCGGCCCAACCGTAGCGCCGCCGCCGTCGGAACCACCGTGCAGACGCCAAAGCCGGTGTCGATCAGCGGATACGTCTGGGTCGACAACGACTTGGACCTGAAACGCGAATCTGGCGAACGCGTTCTCGAAGGCGTTGAAATCGCGTTGTATCAAAAACAAGGGAACTCCTTTGTCGATACCGGGCTGCGTGCCGTGACCGGTGCCGATGGACACTATGAGTTTGCAAAATCATTGGGTCTGATGCCCGGCGAATACAAAGTCGTCCAAGCTCAGCCCGACGGACTGTTCAGCGTCGGTGCGGTTTTGGGTCAAGTCGAAGGCCAAACGGTCGGCAACGTCGAAAACGTCAACTCAATGTCTAACATCTTGATCGTCGACGGTGATACCGAAGCGATCCTGTATGACTTTGCCGAAGCCGATCCGGCATCGGTGTCCGGCTTCGTCTATCGCGACGACAATGACAATGGCCGTCGTGATCCCGGCGAAGTCCCCTTGTCGGGCATCCGCGTTCAATTGATCCCCGTCGATACGATCGCCGCGCAGTCGGGTCTGATCGCGACGACCAACGCCGCCGGTGCTTACCAATTCACCGGCCTGGCACCGGGCAACTACCAAATCATCCAGTTGGACCAACCGGTCGACTTGCAAGACGGCACCGATGCGGCCGGGACGATCGACGGCATCGTGGTCGGATCGGCGGTCAACCCGGGTGACAGCATCGTCGGTGTTCAGCTGGACGGCGGCGACGACGGTATCGAATACAACTTTGGCGAATTACCGCTGGGATCGCTTTCCGGTTATGTCTATCTGCTGGGGCCCGGCCAAGACTGTGACGGCATCCGTGAAGCGGAAGGGAACACGCCGCTGCAGGACGTCGAGATCATTTTGGAAACGATGGACGGCCAGTTCATCGCTCAAACGGTCACCGATGTCGACGGTCGGTACTTCTTTGACGACCTGACCAAAGGCCAGTACCGTATCCGCGAAATCACACCCGATGGCCTGATTGACGGATCGTCCCACGTCGGTCGAATCGGAACGGTCACGGTCGGGAATTCGATCGACGGCGGCCTGATTCAAGACATCGTGATGATCGCAGGTGGCCACGGCACGGAGTACAACTTCTGTGAAGCCGCGCCGGCCGACATCAGCGGCTACGTTTATCACGACGCATCGAACGACGGACAACGCGATGCATCGGAGACCGGGATTGCTGGTACGCGTTTGGACCTGGTGGACTCATCCGGCAACGTGATCGCGACGACCACGACGGATGCCAACGGCTTTTATCGCTTTGCCGACATCTTGCCCGGTGACTACACGATCCGCGAACACCAGCCAGACGGTTTCTACGACGGTAAAGATTCTGTCGGCACGATCCGCGGCACGCATGTCGGCCAGCTGGGCGGCGACGGTGATTCCTTGGCCGCCATCGAATTGAAACAAGGCGACCTTGGCGTCGAATACAACTTCGGCGAACTTCTGCCGGCGTCATTAGCGGGCCGGGTCCACGTCGACTTGGACGAAGACTGTGAATTGGATCCCGGTGAACCGATGCTGGAGGGTGTCGTCATTCGCTTGCTGGACGCCAGCGGCAACGAGATCGCCATGACGACGACCGACGCGGACGGAAACTATAAGTTCGACAACTTGGTGCCCGGCCGATACACGGTGATCGAAGAAACTCCCGCGGGGTACTTCGAAGGTGGTTCCAAACCCGGTTCGGCGGGCGGATTGTCCGATGGCCCCAACCGCATCGGCCAAGTCGACCTTGCCTCCGGTGAAGTCGCGGTCAACTATGACTTTTGCGAACGTCCGCCGGCGGAGATTTCCGGATACGTCTACAACGACGCCGACGGAGATTGCGTTTTTGATCCCCAAGAGATCGGCATCGATGGCGTCACCGTCGAACTGTATGACGCCGATGGGAACTTGGTCGCCACAACACAAACCGATGCATCGGGGCACTACAGCTTCACGCATCTGCAGGCCGGCATGTACACGGTCCGCGAGATTCAGCCCGCCGGTTGGTTGCAGGGCGGACAACAAGCCGGATCGGCCGGCGGCGACGATTCGGTCCAAGACACGATCAGCAGCGTGCCGATCTCCTGGGGCGATCGACTGATCCAGTACAACTTCTGTGAACTGGAACCGTCCAGCCTGGCCGGCACCGTGTACGTCGACCGAGACGGTGATTGTTTTCAAGACGACGACGAACCACCGCTACAAGGCGTTCGCATCGATCTGTTGGACGCCGACGGTCGCATCGTCATGACGACGACCACCGACGCCGACGGCAATTATCGATTCACCAATCTGCGACACGGAACCTACCAAGTCATCGAACATCAGCCCGAAGGCTACTTCCAAGGCGGCCAGATGCTGGGCAGCGGCGGCGGCCAAATCTTGGGCGACGACCACATGGCCGTGGACATCGGCATCGGCAAAGACTTGACCGACTATGATTTCTGCGAACTGCCGCCGTCCAGCCTTTCGGGGACCGTTTACGTCGACGCCGACCGTGATTGCGTCTACGATCCGGAAGAAGATCCGTTGGCGGGCGTTCGCGTCGACTTGATCGATGAAGCCGGCAACATCGTGGCGACGACAACCACGGATGCCGACGGCAATTATCAGTTCGACAACCTGGCCCCGGGCACCTACCAGATCATTGAGCACCAACCCGACGGTTACTACCAAGGCGGCCAGAAACTGGGCAGCGGTGGCGGTACCATCTTGGGCCAAGATCACATGTCGGTCGACGTGATGGCCGGCGTCGAACTGGTCGACTACGACTTCTGCGAACAGTTGCCCGCCAGTCTTTCGGGATACGTCTGGAGCGACCAAGACCTGGATCGCCAATTCGATGGTGACGAACTGGCTCTGTCCGGCGTCGTCGTCGAAATCATTGACGCCGAAGGCCAAGTCGCCGGTCGGACCACCACCAACGCGTCCGGATACTACCAGTTCACCGATCTGGCACCGGGCGTCTACTCGGTTCGCGAATTCCAACCCGAAGGCTACTTCCACGGTGGCGAGACCGTCGGCAGCCACGGCGGAACCGTCGGCGGCGATGACTTGATTGTCGCTGTCGAACTGCGTGGCGGTGACGACGCGGTCCAGTACAACTTCCCGGAAGTCCCGCCGGCAACGATCAGCGGCTATGTCTTTCAAGACGGCGATTCGCTGAAGTTGCAGTTCGTCCCCAGCGCCGAAGACCTGCGTGACTATCGCGACGGGATGTTCACCGCGGACGACACACCGCTGTCCGGCGTCACACTGGAACTGCGGAACGTGCTGGGCCAGATCTTCACGTCCGATCGGATGCTGCCCGGCATCTACGACGACGGATTGGTTCGCATCACCACCGACGCCAACGGCTACTACGAGTTCACCGGACTGCGACCGGGTACCTATCACGTTTACCAAGTCCAGCCCGATGACTATATCGATGCGTTGGACACGCCCGGTTCGACCGGCGGCGTCGCGATCAACCCTGCGGATGTCATTGTCGATCAGGCGGCACTGATCACATTCCAAACCCTATCGGCCAACGAAGCCACGGATCCGGGCAGCGACGCGATTCTGAACGTGACCGTCGCCGCCGGGGAAACCAGTGCGTCGAACAATTTCAGTGAGATCTTGGTCGATCCCACACTGCCGCCGCCGCTGACGGAAAACGCGGAATCGATCCCCGAAGTCGTCGCGCCGATCGAAACATTTGATCGCCCGATCCGTCTCGTCGGATACGCCGCGCCGTACACCGTTCGCACCCTGGCGCTGCACCCGATCGAATGGGCTGTCAGCTGGCACCTTAGCGTGATCAACGCCGGGTTCCCACGCGGCGAAAACGCCGGGTCGGGCATCGTTCGCACCGCCGGCGCGGAATTTAATGATCCGGCTTGGACCGAAGGCGAATATGCCGCCGGCACATGGTCGGCGATGTCGGGCGATGGCGTGAATCTGTTGTCCGGCGTCAACCTGGGTGGTGGAGACGCGATCGCATTGACCGGTGACTTCAACGGCGATGGAATCGACGAAACGGCGATCTATGTCGCCGGCCGTTGGTACATCGACTTGAACGGCAACGGCGTCTGGGACGAAGGCGACTTGTGGGTCCAGTTGGGCACCAAGTACGACCGACCGGTCGTCGGCGACTGGGACGGTGACGGCAAAGACGACGTCGGGATCTTTGGACGCCAGTGGAACCGAGACCCCCAACGTGTGGAGATCGATCCAGGGCTGCCCGATCCTGCCAACCGACGGCGCACCGAAGTCGACATCGCGCGGCTGGCCGCCGCGCGGATGCTGGAAGAAACCGAAGACCACGACCAACAGCGTCTGCTGCGACGTGGCAATCGCGGTGATCTGCGTGCCGATGAAGTCGACCACGTGTTCAAGTACGGCGAACACGTCGACCAACCTGTTGTCGGCGATTGGAACGGCGACGGTATCGACCAAATCGCTGTCTTCCGCAGCGGCCAGTGGCTGTTGGATGACAATGGCGACGGCCGCTGGACATCGAAGGACCATCCCATCGAATTCGGCAAGTCCGGTGACGAACCCGTGGTCGGTGATTTCAACGGCGACGGCATCGACGAAATCGCCGTCGTACGCGGCGACACCTGGATCATCGACACCGACGGTGACCGGCGTCTGACCGCCAATGACCAACGGATTGTCGTGCCACGCGGCAGTGCCGACAGCCAACCGGTCACCGGCGACTTCGACGGCGACGGCAAGGACGAACCCGGCTACTACGACGAAGCCTCCTAG
- a CDS encoding WD40 repeat domain-containing protein: MPSNPSRASGPADVSRSTRIVSRRSALGRLLAAALIASPVDWTRPSSAAPPEATQLTVNMRVPHDGQILRLRHISEDDQAVVITAIAADPAGRLIAAAGDDLAIRLIDAETMEVVRTVTDDATHHHRDVIRTLAFDDSGHRLVSSGNDGCIVIRHSAADFAATQHIDGAPALTCVRFHPSGRQMAAVGFDEEVFLIGKPAAQTKLRCGCRDLRTIAFSPDGKVMAVGGRVGDVHLFNTDPVKADGDHPLHRGRIRSMAFRRGSDSMVSVGEDGDVVVFDVNDRKIARRVHVGNCRLFCVTMLDSRIAAAGGSDNRIHLIDTDAGELIGHLAGHRGTISDVAQAGQWLYSGSYDATIRRWDLHSLQESVPQLAGREDRIVERPNRLDR, from the coding sequence ATGCCATCGAATCCATCCCGGGCGTCCGGCCCCGCCGATGTGTCGCGGTCCACACGAATCGTGTCCCGTCGGTCCGCTCTTGGTCGTCTGTTGGCCGCCGCCTTGATCGCATCGCCAGTCGATTGGACGCGGCCGTCCAGTGCGGCGCCACCCGAAGCGACACAGTTGACCGTCAACATGCGGGTCCCGCACGACGGCCAAATCTTACGGCTTCGACACATCAGCGAAGACGATCAAGCCGTTGTCATCACCGCGATCGCCGCGGATCCGGCCGGCCGTCTGATCGCCGCCGCTGGTGACGACTTGGCCATTCGCCTGATCGACGCGGAAACGATGGAAGTCGTGCGAACGGTGACCGACGATGCCACGCATCACCATCGCGATGTGATTCGAACCCTGGCCTTTGACGATTCCGGACACCGGCTGGTGTCATCCGGCAACGACGGTTGCATCGTGATCCGCCACAGCGCCGCGGACTTCGCTGCCACTCAACACATCGACGGCGCCCCGGCGCTGACCTGCGTGCGATTCCATCCATCCGGACGTCAGATGGCGGCGGTCGGCTTCGACGAAGAAGTCTTTTTGATCGGAAAGCCTGCCGCACAAACCAAGCTGCGCTGTGGATGTCGCGACCTTCGCACCATCGCCTTCAGCCCCGACGGCAAAGTCATGGCCGTGGGCGGTCGCGTGGGTGACGTGCATTTGTTCAACACCGATCCGGTCAAAGCCGACGGTGACCACCCGTTGCACCGGGGACGGATCCGCAGCATGGCGTTCCGTCGTGGTTCCGATTCGATGGTCTCGGTGGGCGAAGACGGCGACGTGGTGGTCTTTGACGTCAACGATCGCAAGATCGCCCGCCGCGTGCACGTCGGCAACTGTCGTTTGTTCTGCGTGACGATGCTGGACAGCCGCATCGCCGCGGCCGGTGGCAGCGACAATCGCATCCATCTGATCGACACCGACGCTGGCGAACTGATCGGACATTTGGCCGGACACCGCGGGACGATCAGCGATGTCGCCCAGGCCGGCCAGTGGCTGTATTCCGGCAGCTATGACGCCACGATCCGACGCTGGGATCTGCATTCGCTGCAGGAATCCGTTCCGCAATTGGCCGGTCGAGAAGACCGCATCGTCGAACGGCCCAACCGTCTGGATCGCTAA